The Candidatus Rokuibacteriota bacterium genome has a window encoding:
- a CDS encoding fumarylacetoacetate hydrolase family protein, which produces MTSTSRLSASECVPTDAAALLIGRAWVPAEDGPSVIAVRGDLAVDLTPAYPTVSHLLNVAKPDDLRTAIKVGPVIGRLGDIVANSTEGHRDSSRPWLLAPCDLQAVKASGVTFVASLLERVIEERARGNPALADGVRREIQAIVGPDLRGVRPGSPEAARVKEVLIARDMWSQYLEVGIGPDAELFTKCPPMAAVGLGARVGIHPASVWSNPEPELVLVINSAGVIVGVTLGNDVNLRDVEGRSALLLGRAKDNNASCAVGPFVRVLDETFTLDAARRLTFETVVEGPDGFRVTHTTRVSEISRDLADLASQAHSRYHQYPDGLLLFIGTMFAPVDDRGAPGSGFTHKTGDVVRIAASELGALVNEVVTCDQAEPWSFGTGALMANLARRGLLMDKGRR; this is translated from the coding sequence ATGACGTCGACATCGAGGCTGTCCGCCAGCGAATGCGTGCCCACGGACGCCGCGGCCCTGTTGATCGGCCGGGCGTGGGTCCCTGCCGAGGATGGACCGTCTGTCATCGCGGTGCGCGGCGACCTGGCCGTGGACCTGACGCCCGCGTATCCGACGGTCAGCCATCTGCTGAACGTCGCCAAGCCTGACGACCTGCGGACGGCGATCAAGGTCGGCCCTGTCATCGGGCGCCTCGGTGACATCGTGGCCAACAGCACGGAAGGTCATCGCGACTCGTCGCGCCCCTGGCTCCTGGCACCGTGCGACCTGCAGGCCGTCAAGGCGAGTGGGGTGACCTTCGTCGCGAGCCTCCTCGAGCGCGTGATCGAAGAGCGAGCGCGCGGCAACCCAGCCCTGGCCGATGGTGTCCGGCGGGAGATCCAGGCCATTGTCGGGCCCGACCTGCGTGGCGTCCGTCCCGGCTCCCCGGAGGCGGCCCGCGTCAAGGAGGTGCTGATCGCCCGGGACATGTGGTCGCAGTACCTCGAAGTCGGGATCGGGCCCGACGCGGAGCTCTTCACCAAGTGTCCGCCCATGGCCGCGGTCGGTCTCGGCGCCCGCGTGGGAATCCATCCAGCCTCCGTCTGGAGCAATCCAGAGCCCGAGCTCGTCCTCGTGATCAATAGCGCGGGTGTGATCGTCGGCGTCACCCTGGGCAATGACGTGAACCTGCGGGACGTCGAGGGGCGGAGCGCGCTCCTCCTGGGTCGCGCGAAAGACAACAATGCCTCGTGCGCCGTGGGCCCCTTCGTGCGGGTGCTGGACGAGACGTTCACGCTCGACGCCGCGCGCCGCCTGACCTTCGAGACCGTGGTGGAGGGCCCCGACGGCTTCCGCGTGACACACACGACGCGCGTGAGCGAGATCAGCCGTGACCTGGCCGATCTTGCGTCACAAGCGCACAGCCGCTACCACCAGTACCCCGACGGCCTGCTGCTCTTCATCGGCACCATGTTCGCCCCCGTGGACGATCGCGGCGCCCCCGGGAGCGGGTTCACTCACAAGACGGGGGACGTCGTCCGCATCGCCGCGAGCGAGCTCGGCGCACTGGTCAACGAGGTGGTGACCTGCGATCAGGCGGAGCCGTGGAGTTTCGGCACCGGGGCCTTGATGGCCAACCTCGCCCGACGTGGTCTGCTCATGGACAAGGGGCGTCGCTGA
- a CDS encoding TRAP transporter substrate-binding protein, which produces MKFAMRQFGLAALAAGVLTLGLWSDASAQRKLSFAYDQPVTTAYGIAANIFDEKLKALSGGKLSINQFPGAQLGTEPQTLQKLRAGDIDFVITATANAASVAPQAGVFSLHFIFRDENHLARALADPAVSSAFRAMIKESTQGAQVIGLITMGFRNMYSKKEISKVEDLKGLKVRVQATKTEDTHFPAYGAQTVHMPFGEVYVSLQTGVVNVAENGVNVYETNKHYEVAPVLNMTQHEANNNCIWVSDKAWNSFSAEEKKWVQEAADEVSRREPAMAFKLEAESAVKLQKIGVKVNSKVDKSGFMKAAAPIQDQLATELGPHAVKILGLVRAVK; this is translated from the coding sequence ATGAAATTCGCCATGAGACAATTTGGACTCGCGGCCCTTGCCGCGGGCGTCCTGACGCTGGGGCTGTGGAGCGATGCCTCGGCGCAGCGCAAGCTGAGCTTCGCCTACGACCAGCCGGTGACGACGGCCTACGGCATCGCCGCGAACATATTCGACGAAAAGCTGAAGGCGTTGAGCGGCGGCAAGCTCAGCATCAATCAGTTCCCCGGCGCGCAACTGGGGACCGAGCCGCAGACGCTGCAGAAGCTCCGCGCGGGGGACATCGACTTCGTCATCACGGCAACCGCGAACGCGGCCAGCGTGGCGCCGCAAGCCGGCGTGTTCTCGCTTCACTTCATCTTCCGCGACGAGAACCATCTGGCCAGGGCGCTGGCCGACCCGGCCGTGTCCTCCGCGTTCCGCGCGATGATCAAGGAATCGACGCAGGGCGCCCAGGTCATCGGCCTGATCACCATGGGCTTCCGCAACATGTACAGCAAAAAGGAGATCAGCAAGGTCGAGGACCTCAAGGGCCTGAAGGTGCGCGTGCAGGCGACCAAGACCGAGGACACGCACTTCCCGGCCTATGGCGCGCAGACCGTGCACATGCCCTTCGGCGAGGTCTACGTGTCGCTCCAGACCGGCGTGGTGAACGTGGCCGAGAACGGTGTCAACGTGTACGAGACGAACAAGCACTACGAAGTGGCGCCGGTGCTGAACATGACCCAGCACGAGGCCAACAACAACTGCATCTGGGTCAGCGACAAGGCCTGGAACAGCTTCAGCGCCGAAGAGAAGAAGTGGGTCCAGGAGGCGGCCGACGAAGTGAGCCGGCGCGAGCCCGCCATGGCCTTCAAGCTGGAGGCCGAATCGGCCGTCAAGCTTCAGAAGATCGGCGTGAAGGTCAACTCCAAGGTCGACAAGTCCGGCTTCATGAAGGCCGCCGCGCCCATCCAGGACCAGCTGGCCACGGAGCTCGGGCCCCATGCGGTCAAGATCCTGGGTCTCGTCCGCGCGGTGAAGTAG
- a CDS encoding TRAP transporter small permease gives MAAVTDFAANRALILQRHRHLKWKWLDPLEAGLMALCGVCISVFTLCVFLDVVTRTIGYPWLWLQQATTAFFAWGAFIGIAAAIRRNDHIYLSEITKHMTGTNRWAIETFNRLVVLIVAGFMVWFGYKNAMLDLGSFRMPWLIPLTVYTGVVPISGALVMLFCVEQMVNGWHNGFEGPEDDEFLPEPVE, from the coding sequence ATGGCAGCCGTGACCGACTTTGCCGCAAATAGAGCGCTGATCCTCCAGCGCCACCGCCACCTGAAATGGAAATGGCTGGACCCGCTCGAGGCCGGCTTGATGGCCCTGTGCGGAGTGTGCATCAGCGTCTTTACGCTGTGCGTCTTCCTGGACGTGGTGACGCGTACCATCGGCTATCCTTGGCTGTGGCTGCAACAGGCGACCACGGCATTCTTCGCCTGGGGCGCGTTCATCGGCATTGCCGCCGCCATTCGGCGCAACGACCATATCTACCTGTCCGAGATCACCAAGCATATGACCGGTACCAACCGCTGGGCGATCGAGACCTTCAACCGGCTGGTTGTGCTGATCGTGGCCGGATTCATGGTCTGGTTCGGCTACAAGAACGCGATGCTGGACCTGGGCAGCTTCCGCATGCCCTGGCTCATTCCCCTGACCGTCTATACCGGCGTCGTGCCGATTTCGGGCGCCCTGGTGATGCTGTTTTGCGTCGAGCAGATGGTCAATGGATGGCACAACGGCTTCGAGGGTCCAGAGGACGACGAATTCCTGCCGGAGCCTGTCGAATGA